One stretch of Punica granatum isolate Tunisia-2019 chromosome 5, ASM765513v2, whole genome shotgun sequence DNA includes these proteins:
- the LOC116208869 gene encoding probable F-box protein At4g22030 — protein sequence MQQSMASLSTTLSLPSSCPSSCSRSSNKSINAAIHFSRPPRVRFSTPELTLTTQRTVDEPKTAPALLDSCTNSIDNDKSAEITTQLYMILEEVNDRVEMHRNVGEQRDNWNTLLLNSINMMTLAATTMAGLSAVSGGSSGGPLKLSSFLLFSASTGMLMIMNKIQPSQLAEEQRNAMRLFKKLDSEIKSKLALGGAMEADVEELVLKVLALDRAFPLPLLGKMLEKFPKKFEPATWWPSKSCRPVKEKKSERVPHQQSMESGNNNGWSEELETEMRAVVEVMKRKDVEDYVRLGNLVLKTSKVLAASGPSLTALAAVGSALMGPHSGGSWATMAALLGGALAAAVNTFEHGGQVGMVVEMYRNCTGFFGLLGESIETEIEERRENGELFEMKVALQLGRSLPELRDLAKKSIYSNTEGIELNEFASKLF from the coding sequence ATGCAACAATCTATGGCTTCCTTGAGCACCACTCTTTCACTCCCAAGTTCTTGTCCCTCATCTTGTTCGCGCTCTTCAAACAAGAGCATCAATGCCGCCATCCACTTCTCAAGACCTCCCAGAGTCCGCTTCTCAACTCCTGAGTTAACACTGACCACCCAAAGAACAGTTGATGAACCGAAAACTGCTCCGGCACTGTTAGATAGTTGCACGAATAGCATCGATAATGATAAATCTGCTGAGATCACCACTCAACTTTATATGATATTAGAGGAAGTCAATGACCGGGTCGAGATGCACAGAAATGTTGGCGAGCAAAGAGATAACTGGAACACTTTGCTCCTCaactccatcaacatgatgaCTCTTGCAGCCACAACGATGGCGGGATTGTCTGCCGTTAGTGGTGGATCTAGTGGAGGACCTCTGAAGTTGTCTTCCTTCCTTCTATTTTCTGCTTCGACGGGAATGCTAATGATCATGAACAAGATCCAGCCATCACAGCTTGCCGAGGAGCAGAGGAATGCGATGAGGCTCTTCAAGAAGCTCGACAGCGAGATTAAGTCAAAACTTGCCCTTGGAGGGGCGATGGAAGCTGACGTGGAGGAGTTGGTGTTGAAGGTTTTGGCCCTTGATCGGGCATTTCCACTTCCCTTGCTCGGGAAGATGCTCGAGAAGTTCCCGAAGAAGTTTGAGCCCGCCACCTGGTGGCCCTCAAAGAGCTGCCGcccggtaaaggaaaagaaatccGAGAGGGTGCCTCATCAGCAGAGTATGGAGAGTGGGAATAACAACGGGTGGAGTGAGGAGCTCGAAACCGAGATGAGGGCTGTGGTTGAAGTCATGAAGAGGAAGGACGTCGAAGACTATGTTCGACTGGGAAACTTGGTTTTGAAGACAAGCAAGGTCCTCGCAGCCTCAGGTCCGTCGCTAACAGCCTTAGCTGCCGTTGGCTCGGCTCTCATGGGACCGCATTCTGGAGGCTCGTGGGCAACAATGGCAGCGCTCCTGGGTGGGGCGCTGGCGGCAGCAGTGAACACATTCGAGCACGGAGGGCAAGTGGGAATGGTTGTTGAGATGTACAGGAACTGCACCGGGTTCTTCGGTCTGCTGGGAGAGTCGATTGAGACCGAGATAGAGGAAAGGAGGGAGAATGGAGAGCTGTTTGAGATGAAGGTGGCGCTTCAGCTGGGAAGAAGCTTGCCAGAGCTGAGGGATTTGGCGAAGAAGTCAATTTATTCGAACACGGAGgggattgaattgaatgaatttGCAAGCAAGCTTTTCTAA